A DNA window from Betaproteobacteria bacterium contains the following coding sequences:
- a CDS encoding peptidase S10: MALDKQEQELPASKPVVIPTDRTVTSKHKIRINGENIAYTVMCGTVVLKEDSEKDGNREADKPRATVFFIAYTRDGVKDRAKRPLTFSFNGGPGSSSVWLHLGVLGPKRVKLDSEGNAPPPPYQLVDNEYSLLSETDLVFIDPVGTGYSRMLEGEKLKEFHTYQRDLDSVGEFIRLYTSRNERWASPKFIAGESYGTTRAAGLSSLLQEKYGMYLNGLMLFSTALDFSTFRFINGHDLAHVLFLPTYAATAWFHKKLDKRLQAKSLRALLDEVEAFAEGEYNAALFLGDKLAPKARDAIIAKISQYTGLTPEYVASTNLRVQIHRFCKELCRDEHRTVGRLDSRFKGIDRDAAGENFEFDPAHTNLDGAYAACINDYLRRELKFEIDTPYTMISKLYMTWDFGSKDQHLNVAESLRKAICSNPHMKVYVASGYFDLATPHFASDYVLNHMALDKSLSGNITRHYYEAGHMMYVHIPSLKMQAKHLRDFVKKAS, translated from the coding sequence ATGGCTCTCGACAAACAAGAACAAGAATTACCGGCTTCCAAACCTGTCGTCATTCCGACCGATCGTACCGTCACCAGCAAACACAAGATTCGCATCAACGGCGAAAACATCGCTTACACCGTAATGTGCGGCACTGTCGTGTTGAAGGAAGATAGCGAAAAGGACGGTAATCGCGAGGCAGACAAACCACGCGCCACGGTCTTTTTCATCGCCTATACCCGCGATGGGGTAAAAGACCGGGCCAAACGCCCGCTGACGTTTTCCTTTAACGGCGGCCCCGGGTCCTCGAGCGTGTGGCTGCATTTGGGCGTTCTTGGCCCCAAGCGCGTCAAGCTCGACAGCGAAGGCAACGCCCCACCGCCGCCCTATCAACTGGTGGACAATGAATACTCTCTGCTAAGCGAAACCGACCTCGTCTTCATCGACCCGGTCGGCACCGGCTACAGTCGCATGCTTGAGGGAGAAAAACTCAAGGAATTCCACACCTATCAACGCGACTTGGACAGCGTCGGCGAATTCATTCGCCTGTACACGTCACGCAACGAGCGCTGGGCCTCACCCAAATTCATTGCCGGCGAATCGTACGGCACCACGCGCGCGGCCGGACTTTCCTCGTTGCTGCAGGAAAAGTACGGGATGTACCTGAATGGACTGATGCTGTTTTCCACCGCGCTGGATTTCAGCACCTTTCGGTTCATCAACGGTCACGATCTGGCGCATGTCCTGTTTTTACCGACCTATGCCGCGACCGCATGGTTTCACAAAAAGCTCGACAAGCGCCTGCAGGCAAAATCGCTGCGCGCCCTGCTCGATGAAGTCGAAGCATTTGCCGAGGGCGAATACAACGCCGCTCTGTTCCTGGGCGACAAACTTGCGCCCAAGGCGCGCGATGCGATCATTGCCAAAATCTCGCAATACACCGGGCTCACGCCGGAATATGTCGCCTCCACCAATCTGCGCGTGCAGATCCATCGCTTCTGCAAGGAACTATGCCGCGACGAACATCGCACGGTGGGGCGCCTCGACAGCCGCTTCAAGGGAATTGATCGCGATGCCGCGGGCGAAAATTTTGAATTTGATCCCGCGCACACCAATCTCGATGGCGCATACGCGGCTTGCATCAATGATTATCTGCGCCGCGAACTCAAGTTCGAAATCGACACACCCTATACGATGATTTCCAAGCTATACATGACCTGGGACTTCGGCTCGAAAGACCAGCATCTCAATGTCGCGGAAAGCCTGCGCAAGGCGATCTGCAGCAATCCGCACATGAAAGTGTACGTGGCGTCAGGTTACTTCGATCTCGCGACACCGCATTTCGCCAGCGATTACGTGCTCAACCACATGGCGCTCGACAAGAGCCTCAGTGGAAATATCACCCGGCACTATTACGAAGCTGGCCACATGATGTATGTGCACATTCCGTCGCTGAAAATGCAGGCAAAACACTTGCGGGATTTTGTGAAGAAAGCGAGCTGA